tgttgggCGGGTAACGctgtttgtgtttgacTGCTGTGTCGCATTGGTCACGGACTCAGGAAAGGGTAGTATCGGTTCCAGACTGTTACAACTGTGTTGGGACTATTCGGTGAAACTGTAAAAAGCAAGAGTGAACTGCAATCTACCTTGTCGTACGGGGAAGTATTTCATGCGGTATCTGGGAGGATAAACGTTCCTCTCAGAATTACTAAACGAAGATGGATTCGCGGGCAGTGCAGGAATCGAGGCGCAGGGCATCGCCTCGCTCAGCTTGCACCCTCACCCCATGTCACTTTCCTCCCTTCTTAAGTTGATACTACGTTGTAGCagttgttttcttttcattcTGTTTCTAAGTCACCACTTCGTCTTCTCTCTCACCCCCAGCAGTCAAATatattttgttatttttttcccttctCGTTAAAGATTAACAAGTAAGGATCTTTATCGATTTGAAGCCACACAGTCGGGTACGTAAGGTTAAAGAGCCCATTGTATTGTCGAGAAACATACAACCCTTacaaaacacacacacacatacacaaTTTATCAATGGCATTGAGTATTAAgcagttcttcaacactGCAGGGATGCTGAAAGACTTGAGGAGCTTTAATTTCAGTGTATACGGGAGGTGGTTCGGCTTCATTAATATCATTCTGTGTGTTGCGCTGGGTATTGCCAATCTGTTCCACGTCAGCGGTGTTATTGCGTTCGGTATTGTCAGTATTGTGCAGGGCCTCATTATCCTGTTCATTGAGATACCGTTCCTTTTGAAGATATGCCCACTGAGTGATAACTTTATCGAGTTCATATCCAGGTTCGAGACGAATGGATACAGAGCGATGTTCTACCTTGCGATGGCCGTTATACAGTACTGCTCAGTCATATTGATGGTCACAAGCTTGCTCGTGGTCGCTATATGCCTGACGGTGTCGGCCGTTTTTTATGCTGTCGCCTTCGTTAAGCATCAAGAGTTCCAAAATACTAATATTATTAAGAATCCCGCTGACGCTGATTTCCCACACGAGGCTGTCGTTAGGGAAATGCTGTGAAGAGAGAGACCCGCTCTACTagaaattttgaaaagaaactgtGTGGGGAATATTTGTAATAAAAGCTATATACGATGACTGTAATACATAGTACGTGCGGAATGTTcatgtttttttttcctgtcttttttgattttgaatGTTACACTCAGATCTGGGAAGTAAACTTCTTCGCGCTACTCCCAAACACTTCAACATTGACCCTCTTTTGCTCCGTAACTGCAAGTCTCATAAcgagagaaagaaaaaagggaaacgacgtttcctcctcttcggCTCCTTTCAATTGCTTCTTTCAatgatcttgttcaagaCTCTTTTGACATCatctttgttcaaaataccTCGATAGAGCAACTTTTTGATGGAGGAGTCGGGATAACCAGATAGTGTCTTGGGCATAGAGTCAGTGGAATTCTGACCGTCATATGTCCCCCAATTGAAACTAACATTGGCGTTTTTCAGTTCATCCAGGAGATAGTTTGAATGCTTTAACTTCATGTGTTGAAGCAGATTGTCTTTCCTCTTGTGTCTGCTCAGACACCATGGACATAGGTAGTGTCTCTCTGCAGAATGTGACAACAAATGTCTCTTCAACCAAGATCTCCTCTTGAACGATTTCTCACAAAGATGACATTTATGGATAAAGTTAGACGGGCTAGAGTTATCGGAATTTGTCAGCGTCGTTATCGTCAGTTTATTGTTCGAAGTGTCCTGCTCGCTTGGTATTGTACCATTATTCACAATACCAGTGATGTCATTGGCCCCTGTGCCCTTTTTAAGAATATTATCAGTGCCATTACCATTGGCATCGTCGCCGAATGGGAATTTGGATGACGTCGCTAACGCACTGTTGGATAGTGAATACCCTGGTGTTGGATTATTGATAACTGCACCAGAATAAGAGTGGTGgcgttgctgttggtatTGGTATGGACCGTTCATTGGGATGGAATATAACTGCTGCTGGAATGGCGCCGGGTTCAGCATTCGTTGTccattgttgttgttccccataccattgttgaagtttgtCCCTGCGTAATGCTTTGGATTCATTGCACCGTTCACCTGTTGAGGTGGAGGTGCTTCCGATGTGCTATCATTCCTGGCCAAACGTGGCGTCCCAGCGACAAATGAGCCTCTGCCGTTATTACTACCATTACCGGGTTTCTGATCATTGATTGATATGAGAGAATGTGGTGTGACTACTGTCCGCAGGTCATAGATGAGCGGCGAGTGCGTTTTTTTGGTCGTACCATTGTTTGTAGTGGTAGCAACACTCTTGCTTCCAGTACTATTGTTATTGCTTGTCGAAGAAGAGCTACTTAGACTAGAGTTTGAACTGTTATTCGAGCCTAATCCGTCGCTAGGCTGACCAATACCGAACGATAGGGTACTGTTACTTGTTACACCACTACCGTTCTGGTTGCCGATACCATTTGATCCATTCGCACTGTTGGCACTACCAGTCAAACTGTTGATAGACGGTGTGGGTGACCCGACAGTAGGCTGAGATAACCTTAATACATTATACTGGTAGTGATAGGGTCCCTGTTGTGGTGTCTGTTGAGCCTGCGGTCGCTGGCCTTGTTGAGCCTGCTGTTGgtgatgctgctgctgctgttgctgagCAAGCATATTATAATTTGCGGGTGCGTTTTGATATGCCTGATAGTGTGGGGAAGGTTGGAGTACGTACGGTTGAAATAACTGGTACCCGTAACCGTTCGCGACAGTATTTGAATTGGCGGGCAAAGACTCGGAATTTCTAGGAGTAGAGCTCAAAGGGTGCAACAGAGTTCGTTGGTCTCTCTTAAATCCGTTATTTTCGTTGACCAAAACACCGCCTGAATTGTTTGCCCCTGGATTATTCGATGtgttgttattattattgtcaACCATTAGAGGGTATTGTGGTGCTAGTTGTCGGATCCAAGGATTCATAGCACTAACGGTACAAAATCCACCCAGATATAAtaatttgaattttctgtttttctttcttatAACACTAATCTCCTTCCCGATCTAAATCTCTCTatcgcaaaaaaaaagatagaaagtgaaaaaaaaactgcGGAGAAAATAGGCTGAATATCGTTTCTCGCTGTTGGAAATGATCAAGCGGatagaagaagaagaggaagctATACGGTTTTCCTTATAGAAAGAGAGtgcagaaaaaaaagtaataataataataataaaagaTTCAAATGCAATAGATCTTGAAGGCAAGTTTACCAAAActtcttttgtttgtttctgAATCAACGGGATGGTTAACTCAGTATATGGGATCCTGTCCTGTCAACTAACtgaatataaaaaaatacagcAAGACGGAGGGAAATGAAAACACACACGCGTCTGTCACAGAGGCCGTTCCTTCCTAAACGGTAAGAAGGAACATAAACTAAGAATATGAACAAGACCCAGTTCCTttcaatatatatatatgtgtgtgtgtgtgtgttatGTTGTGTTTGTATCTTTGCACCTATATACCCGTCAATCGTTATAGCATAAAGGggtaaaaagaaatttgaTTATGCAGGATAGTCCCGGTTGAAAGTACAGCTTTCaaagtatttttttctttctttttctttttcgcGAGATGCGTAAGCATCCAAGGAAACTGGCCAGAAAGTAAAATAGGATTACGTAGATGTTAGCTTTGTTCGAGGGAACGCATTTCCAGTTGACACCAACTACGAACAAGCACGCCCTCCTCCTCTCGGCCTCTTCTCGACGATTCCCTGCGTAACTTCTGAGGGAGAAGTTTTCGAAGGCGCGTGTACGTGAGAATATCCGCACAAAAGTTTTTTCgttgtgtttttttttctgcgGGAACAATAGGAAAGAGGCAGGCGCAATGCATTGTTAGAGCAAgtttattttgtttgtttctttgttcgAGGGAGGGGAACTGGAGGAGAAAAAGCCGAAAAATCCATTCTTTGTTATATTATTTCACGTTACTTCGCGCGGCTAAATGGTGGGAGAGCCAAGCGTGCAAGACTGTAGCAAGTAAGAACTTTTTGAGAATAAAGAGGAAGAGACTCCAAAGCTTGGTAAAGTCCCGGCCCTAAAAACGTGTTGCGTAGTTTTGCCAATCTTAGTCGCATCCACCTGTTGCAGAGCACGCTCGGCAGTgtgacaaaaaaaaacaataaTACTAAGGGCAAAAAGATTCGAGATCGAGGTTTTTTACGTGCATTTGCTGACGATTCATACCGTCATAGTAAGATACTACCTTTCTTTGCTTCAGAGAAGGATCCACTGGGGAGTCCCTTGTGCCTTTGTCCTGTTAGGCCAATCCTGTAATTTTCATGGACCGGTTTTTTTCAATCGTTCCGTAGTCCTCGAAGTGTTGGGGTATGGATGCAAGCAAGTTCGGGCCCACGCCATTGTCCTTCTGCAGTGTGCTTGCTCTGGGGGGGCTGGCAAAAGCAGTAACCGGAATACTCCCCCCCCGGCTCTACGACCTCGAGCAAGAATAACCGTCGAGGAACCTTGTTCCCTAAAATTGTACCTACGGAGAGTCCCTCGGCTCTCCAATAACGGAGGAGCAACCTAATAATCGGACTGTGCCTTGAGCACAGTCCGATTAAACAGATACCTCTCTTCTCGCAAAATGGGTCTCAGAGTGCACCTGATTGTTGAAACTCTCTCCAACTTATTCATCATCGCACGTTTCCCATACGTGGATCCCGCCCTCGGGACTAGGCACACAGGAACTGCGGGGAGGGAAGCAGGCCCGGATTTCTCAGAGAACTGACTAAgcaaacagaaaaattATGTTCTCGCTTTCGCggaaaagggaaaaaaaaaatagagaGGAGAGGGGAAAAGCATCTTTTTTAGGCACGGTGGGACAAAGGGACTAGGGCGGAAATCTGACAGGAACCAATGAAACGCCGCTATTTTCTTTCCCCGCCCCCCGTGGGTGTCTTTTTCCCGACAGTCCCCAGCAGTTCcacagagagagagaatCCCGTAGAGGGGGAAGCTGCAGCAAGAAGGGCCCTCCCCTCTCGCAAATATCGGATGATGCAACGGAGATAATAGTCGGGTATTGAAATCTATTGTTGTACTCGATTACGTCGACGGTTCTGCAAaatcaaagatttgatcTTCGCGCGGAACCGTTTACGTTTTAGTGAAGATCCTGAAGGAATCCAGAAATAAGGTTTTTAGACTCCATACACAAGAAGTAGTGCTGCTTGGTTCGTAGCTCTGCCATTACTAAACAATTACACTATTTTGATCCCGTCccgttcttttttttaacgGGCGAAAGACGGATTTCTGAGTTGCCCATAGTGGAGGGCGGGGGATGGTGAGGGGTATGCCCCATtgttttcctgtttttttatttttatcttcTTTCCCGCTTTCTCCGCGCCGGACGGGGGTGGCTGGGTTACACATGATTTACCACTTCCAAATACAACAGGTAATAGGTAGGCTTCTTTATAGTTACTTTAACATCGCTGTCTCTAGCAGGGTCTAGCGCCGTGCGGGCAGCTGTTCGTCTTCTGGGCTTTTCTGTAACTTCGTCTCGTGGCGAATCAATGGTGTATGTGAAATTTAGACGCTCGTAGAACTTTAGAGCTTTTTCGTTGTCACTAAATACAGTCAACGCAACGGCTGCGACTTCTGGGCTCTCCAGGGCACATTCAGTCAGGTAACTTACAATGGCTTGCCCAAGTTTCTGCCTACGGATTGCCTCGATTAGCTGGATCTCGTAGAGGTATACGACTCTATCTGTACTCTCTATGGATGAGATACCATTCTCTTCTGTCAACATAAAAGAAGTGTACAACACTGGTTCAGAGTCACTGACCCAGTAACTGACATATACTAGTTGAGCGGAGAGCATCTCCAACCACTTATTTTCTCGCCAGTGCTTACTGTTCCCGTATATTTTTCGAGAGAGTCTTGCATAAACGGGGCCCAAGTTGTTGTCTAAGATCTCAAGAAAGATACGGAGACATCGTTCGCAAGTATTATCCTCTTTCGCCGTCGGGTTGTCGTCTGTGGTGGGGGGCAGCGGGGGTAGCCCACCGGGATAGGACATTATCTTATTATGTGactcatcatcatcatcaccaaCCCCTTCAATGTAGTggattcttcttttcaaagaaaccGCAGTGCCGTTTAGATCACATCCTATTACTGTTGGGAATTGTCTATCTACAGTCTGCAAAAACAGAGTAAGATCGTTCTCGTCCATTACcaatgatttttttttgcttatATCTCTCCTCAATTGGTTATTCTGTGTGAGTACTGGTTCGAATCttgatttttcaattgaaACTGCTGTGTTTTTTCCCTAGAGGCACTATTAGTGTTGTGTATGAAAAAACTGTACGTCGCGAAAACGCGTCGTTAAACGTgtattttgagaaaaataaaaatatatgCTGAGAGCAGAAGTAGATCTAAAGAGACGGAAATTGCAAAGCTTAGCTTAGATCACCCTAGCAGTATTAAAAATTAGAGTTGAAAGCGGATTGGCATGCTCGGAAGATTGGGTGCTGCTCTAATATTGCAATTAATTGCAATATTTATATTCTGTCTTGGGTTTTTCCctcaaaaaaaagtactGAAAGGGCAAGCCGAATTCAATCCTGAGAACCTTGACCGTTTGGGGTCAAACAGAGAAGAACCCGTTTTCAATAAATTTATCCTCGTTGTTGTGGATGCCTTGAGAAGCGATTTCATCTTTGACAGTCATAATTCACACTTTGACTTTGTCCACTCAAAACTCAATTCCGGTGAGGCATGGGGGTTCACAGCGTTCAGCAGCCCGCCCACTGTCACTTTACCTCGTTTAAAGGGTATCACTACGGGATCAACTCCAAACTTTTTGGATGCGTTGTTGAATGTCGCCGAAGACGATCAGACGTCGACAATCAAAGAGCAGGACTCATGGATCAATCAGTTTCTGACAAATGGGAATCAGTCGATTAGGTTTTTTGGGGACGATACGTGGCTGAAGCTTTTCGCTCCGGCAAACGAAACGTTTCAAGAATGGGAGGGTACTAACTCCTTTTTTGTAAGCGACTTCACTCAGGTAGACCTCAATGTCACAAGACACATTCCCACACAGTTGCAGGAAAAGGATCAATGGGATACTTTGATCTTACATTATTTGGGTCTTGACCACATCGGTCACAAAGGTGGCGCTTACTCGCACTTCATGCCTGAAAAGCATAAAGAAATGGATAACGTCTTAAAAGATCTATACGAAAATGTTGATCCTGATACCTTGATCGTGGTTATGGGTGACCATGGAATGAACGACGTGGGGAACCACGGCGGTTCATCACCTGGTGAGACACACGCTGGGCTTGTGTTTTTATCAGAGAAATTATCACGCTTTCCTAAACCGCATTCTCAATATGAAACTATTCCTTTAAATACACCTGTGACTGCCGATGGAGATAAAACGTTCGAATACCTGACT
This sequence is a window from Huiozyma naganishii CBS 8797 chromosome 3, complete genome. Protein-coding genes within it:
- the TVP18 gene encoding Tvp18p (similar to Saccharomyces cerevisiae TVP18 (YMR071C); ancestral locus Anc_2.534) gives rise to the protein MALSIKQFFNTAGMLKDLRSFNFSVYGRWFGFINIILCVALGIANLFHVSGVIAFGIVSIVQGLIILFIEIPFLLKICPLSDNFIEFISRFETNGYRAMFYLAMAVIQYCSVILMVTSLLVVAICLTVSAVFYAVAFVKHQEFQNTNIIKNPADADFPHEAVVREML
- the MOT3 gene encoding Mot3p (similar to Saccharomyces cerevisiae MOT3 (YMR070W); ancestral locus Anc_2.533); this translates as MNPWIRQLAPQYPLMVDNNNNNTSNNPGANNSGGVLVNENNGFKRDQRTLLHPLSSTPRNSESLPANSNTVANGYGYQLFQPYVLQPSPHYQAYQNAPANYNMLAQQQQQQHHQQQAQQGQRPQAQQTPQQGPYHYQYNVLRLSQPTVGSPTPSINSLTGSANSANGSNGIGNQNGSGVTSNSTLSFGIGQPSDGLGSNNSSNSSLSSSSSTSNNNSTGSKSVATTTNNGTTKKTHSPLIYDLRTVVTPHSLISINDQKPGNGSNNGRGSFVAGTPRLARNDSTSEAPPPQQVNGAMNPKHYAGTNFNNGMGNNNNGQRMLNPAPFQQQLYSIPMNGPYQYQQQRHHSYSGAVINNPTPGYSLSNSALATSSKFPFGDDANGNGTDNILKKGTGANDITGIVNNGTIPSEQDTSNNKLTITTLTNSDNSSPSNFIHKCHLCEKSFKRRSWLKRHLLSHSAERHYLCPWCLSRHKRKDNLLQHMKLKHSNYLLDELKNANVSFNWGTYDGQNSTDSMPKTLSGYPDSSIKKLLYRGILNKDDVKRVLNKIIERSN
- the NAT4 gene encoding N-terminal L-serine N(alpha)-acetyltransferase NatD (similar to Saccharomyces cerevisiae NAT4 (YMR069W); ancestral locus Anc_2.532) encodes the protein MDENDLTLFLQTVDRQFPTVIGCDLNGTAVSLKRRIHYIEGVGDDDDESHNKIMSYPGGLPPLPPTTDDNPTAKEDNTCERCLRIFLEILDNNLGPVYARLSRKIYGNSKHWRENKWLEMLSAQLVYVSYWVSDSEPVLYTSFMLTEENGISSIESTDRVVYLYEIQLIEAIRRQKLGQAIVSYLTECALESPEVAAVALTVFSDNEKALKFYERLNFTYTIDSPRDEVTEKPRRRTAARTALDPARDSDVKVTIKKPTYYLLYLEVVNHV